From the genome of Amycolatopsis sp. NBC_01488, one region includes:
- a CDS encoding methyltransferase domain-containing protein, which translates to MKTETVAARGSGPVRRVLEAELKAARARGAEHPRVVDVGGGSGGWAVPFAAAGCRVTVVEPSPNALATLQRRAEEEGVSELITVVADDSDALGRYVEAGSADLVLAHGLLEIVDDPAAVLAALATAVAPGGAVSVLVANRHAAVLHRALSGRVGEAQRLLESADGVVPGDTVLRRFSAAGLRAELEAAGLDVTLLQGDRVISDLVGGDVREDELAEFERVAAGSPALRDIAGRLHAVARHA; encoded by the coding sequence ATGAAGACGGAGACCGTGGCCGCCCGGGGTTCGGGCCCCGTCCGCCGGGTGCTCGAGGCCGAGCTGAAGGCCGCCCGCGCCCGGGGCGCCGAGCACCCCCGCGTCGTCGACGTGGGTGGCGGCAGCGGCGGCTGGGCGGTGCCGTTCGCGGCCGCGGGCTGCCGGGTGACCGTCGTCGAGCCGAGCCCGAACGCCCTGGCCACGCTGCAGCGGCGGGCCGAAGAGGAAGGCGTCTCAGAGCTGATCACGGTCGTCGCGGACGACTCGGACGCGCTCGGCCGGTACGTCGAGGCCGGCTCGGCCGACCTGGTGCTGGCGCACGGGCTGCTGGAGATCGTCGACGACCCGGCCGCGGTGCTGGCCGCGCTGGCCACCGCGGTCGCGCCGGGCGGAGCGGTGTCGGTGCTGGTCGCGAACCGGCACGCGGCGGTGCTGCACCGCGCGCTTTCGGGCCGCGTCGGCGAGGCCCAACGGCTGCTCGAGAGCGCGGACGGGGTCGTCCCCGGCGACACCGTGCTGCGCCGGTTCTCCGCGGCCGGCCTGCGGGCCGAGCTGGAGGCCGCGGGCCTGGACGTGACGCTGCTGCAGGGCGACCGGGTGATCTCGGACCTGGTCGGCGGGGACGTCCGCGAGGACGAGCTGGCGGAGTTCGAGCGGGTCGCGGCGGGGTCGCCGGCGCTGCGGGACATCGCCGGCCGGCTGCACGCGGTCGCGCGGCACGCCTGA
- a CDS encoding GNAT family N-acetyltransferase, which yields MLRPDYPITTDRLLLRPFTPDDLDALNSFQSRADVARYLYWGPRSRAESAAALAKRVHSSTLTKEGQFLAVAVELAATGQLIGDLNLEWLSSEHRQGEIGFVFHPDHHGKGLAAEATTELLRLGFEDLGLHRIIGRCDGRNTASAALMERLGMREEAHLRENEIVKGEWTDELVYAMLEDEWKDLRASGA from the coding sequence ATGCTCAGGCCCGACTACCCGATCACCACGGATCGGCTGCTCCTGCGCCCGTTCACGCCCGACGACCTCGACGCGCTGAACTCCTTCCAATCCCGCGCCGACGTCGCCCGCTACCTCTACTGGGGTCCGCGCAGCCGCGCCGAATCAGCCGCCGCGCTCGCGAAACGGGTGCACAGCTCGACCCTGACGAAGGAAGGGCAGTTCCTGGCGGTGGCCGTGGAACTCGCCGCGACGGGACAGCTGATCGGCGACCTGAACCTGGAGTGGCTCAGCAGCGAGCACCGGCAGGGCGAGATCGGGTTCGTCTTCCACCCCGACCACCACGGCAAGGGCCTGGCCGCCGAGGCGACCACGGAACTGCTGCGGCTGGGCTTCGAGGATCTGGGGCTGCACCGCATCATCGGCCGGTGCGACGGCCGCAACACCGCGTCCGCCGCGCTGATGGAGCGCCTCGGGATGCGCGAGGAAGCGCACCTGAGGGAGAACGAGATCGTCAAGGGCGAGTGGACCGACGAACTGGTCTACGCGATGCTCGAAGACGAGTGGAAGGACCTGCGGGCCAGCGGCGCGTAG
- a CDS encoding ParA family protein, giving the protein MHTVAVLSLKGGVGKTTVALGIASAALRRGTRTLVVDLDPQGNATTSLDPPYTDATLADVLETPTREVLERAIAPSVWSEDVDVLVGTEELELLNDPDADSERLANFSRALDELHRTPLRETPYELVILDCPPSLGRLTKSALVAADSALIVTEPTIYAVAGANRALEAIEKIRKELNPDLRPIGVLVNKLRVRSYEHQFRIAELRDNFGSLVMPTAITDRLAVQQAQGACSPIHEWHSPGAQEIALTFNMVLAKILRSNRAGRHRIAGEEPEGPDWPEGPAPETPEAPAEVSESAG; this is encoded by the coding sequence GTGCACACGGTCGCCGTACTCAGCCTCAAGGGAGGCGTCGGCAAGACGACGGTCGCTCTCGGTATCGCGTCCGCCGCCCTGCGTAGGGGCACGCGGACGCTGGTGGTGGACCTCGACCCGCAGGGCAACGCCACCACCTCGCTCGACCCGCCGTACACCGACGCGACCCTCGCCGACGTGCTCGAGACCCCGACGCGCGAGGTGCTCGAACGCGCCATCGCGCCGAGCGTCTGGAGCGAGGACGTCGACGTCCTGGTCGGCACCGAAGAGCTGGAACTGCTCAACGACCCCGACGCCGACAGCGAGCGGCTGGCCAACTTCTCCCGCGCGCTGGACGAGCTGCACCGCACGCCGCTGCGCGAAACGCCGTACGAGCTGGTGATCCTGGACTGCCCGCCGTCGCTGGGCCGGCTGACGAAGTCGGCGCTGGTCGCCGCGGACAGCGCGCTGATCGTCACCGAGCCGACGATCTACGCCGTCGCCGGCGCGAACCGGGCCCTGGAAGCGATCGAGAAGATCCGCAAGGAGCTCAACCCGGACCTGCGCCCGATCGGCGTCCTGGTGAACAAGCTGCGGGTGCGGTCCTACGAGCACCAGTTCCGGATCGCCGAGCTGCGCGACAACTTCGGCTCGCTGGTGATGCCGACGGCGATCACCGACCGGCTCGCCGTGCAGCAGGCCCAGGGCGCGTGCAGCCCGATCCACGAGTGGCATTCGCCCGGCGCGCAGGAGATCGCGCTGACGTTCAACATGGTGCTGGCGAAGATCCTGCGCTCCAACCGGGCGGGCCGCCACCGCATCGCCGGCGAGGAGCCCGAAGGCCCGGACTGGCCCGAGGGCCCGGCGCCGGAGACGCCCGAGGCCCCGGCCGAGGTGTCCGAATCCGCGGGGTGA
- a CDS encoding DUF3040 domain-containing protein — protein sequence MPLSEHEQRLLDQIERELYAEDPKFASTVRGTRLRRPARRRRIQGIALFVVGVALLVLGVVVPQFRVADIPLISVLGFLVMFFGVMLAVTSLRHGAEADGKGGGSRGAKQSGRRSSFTQRMEERFRQRFEEQ from the coding sequence ATGCCACTCTCCGAGCATGAGCAGCGGCTGCTCGATCAGATCGAGCGCGAGCTCTATGCCGAGGACCCCAAGTTCGCATCCACGGTGCGTGGCACCCGGTTGCGTCGCCCCGCTCGCCGACGGCGTATCCAGGGCATCGCCCTGTTCGTAGTGGGCGTGGCCCTGCTGGTGCTGGGCGTGGTGGTGCCGCAGTTCCGGGTGGCCGACATCCCGCTGATCAGCGTGCTCGGGTTCCTCGTGATGTTCTTCGGGGTCATGTTGGCCGTCACATCGCTTCGGCACGGCGCCGAAGCGGACGGCAAGGGCGGTGGATCGCGCGGGGCCAAGCAGTCGGGCCGCCGGAGTTCCTTCACCCAGCGCATGGAAGAACGCTTCCGCCAGCGCTTCGAAGAGCAGTAG
- a CDS encoding quinone-dependent dihydroorotate dehydrogenase: MFFDKIVRPALYRLSDHDPELVHERTIGVLARLGKVAPAVGGALRVDDPVTVLGLRFPNRVGLAAGMDKNGRALPAWAALGFGFVEVGTVTRLAQPGNPKPRLFSLPASDAVINRMGFNNDGAEALSAKLARDGKPGVPLGISIGKSKVTPLEDAVEDYRFSLRALYPYADYFAVNVSSPNTPGLRQLQDRTALGELLGELRTTSAELAGSSAPTPVLVKVAPDLTEDALAELLEVALEHGVAGIIATNTTLARDGIVPAESSLAGQAGGLSGRPLTARAAEVVRFVHDHTGGSLPIIGVGGIMGPDDAVRLVDAGASLVQLYTGFALHGPGLVRRVSRGLAARRSR; encoded by the coding sequence GTGTTCTTCGACAAGATCGTCCGCCCGGCGCTGTACCGGCTGTCCGACCACGACCCCGAGCTGGTGCACGAGCGCACGATCGGCGTCCTGGCCCGGCTCGGCAAGGTCGCGCCCGCGGTCGGCGGTGCCCTGCGCGTCGACGACCCGGTGACCGTGCTCGGCCTGCGGTTCCCCAACCGCGTCGGCCTGGCCGCCGGGATGGACAAGAACGGCCGCGCGCTGCCGGCGTGGGCCGCGCTCGGCTTCGGGTTCGTCGAGGTCGGCACGGTGACCCGGCTGGCGCAGCCGGGCAACCCGAAGCCGCGGCTGTTCAGCCTCCCCGCCAGCGACGCGGTGATCAACCGCATGGGCTTCAACAACGACGGCGCGGAAGCCCTGTCCGCCAAGCTCGCGCGCGACGGGAAGCCGGGGGTGCCGCTCGGGATCAGCATCGGCAAGTCGAAGGTCACCCCCCTCGAAGACGCCGTCGAGGACTACCGCTTCTCGCTGCGTGCGCTGTACCCGTACGCCGACTACTTCGCGGTCAACGTCAGCTCCCCGAACACGCCGGGGCTGCGGCAGCTGCAGGATCGCACCGCGCTGGGCGAGCTGCTCGGCGAGCTGCGTACGACGTCCGCCGAGCTGGCCGGAAGCAGCGCACCGACGCCGGTGCTGGTGAAGGTCGCGCCGGACCTCACCGAGGACGCCCTCGCCGAACTGCTGGAAGTCGCGCTGGAGCACGGCGTCGCCGGGATCATCGCCACGAACACGACGCTCGCCCGCGACGGCATCGTGCCGGCGGAGAGCAGCCTGGCCGGACAGGCGGGAGGGCTGTCCGGCCGGCCGCTGACCGCCCGCGCGGCGGAGGTCGTGCGGTTCGTGCACGACCACACCGGCGGGAGCCTGCCGATCATCGGCGTCGGCGGGATCATGGGCCCGGACGACGCCGTGCGCCTGGTGGACGCCGGGGCGTCACTCGTGCAGCTCTACACCGGGTTCGCGCTGCACGGGCCGGGCCTGGTGCGCCGGGTCAGCCGGGGTCTCGCGGCCCGGCGGTCGAGGTGA
- the add gene encoding adenosine deaminase — protein sequence MPGILTGQALRAFAHALPKVELHVHLVGSASLPTVRELARRWPAAGVPTDERELAEFFTFRDFAHFLTSYLAVTSLVRDRHDIHTLVTGLAADLAAQNCRYAEVTVTPYNHLLDGVPGDDLLAGLASGRAEAAELGVELAWCFDIPGEKGTQAGRETLVFALRERPGGLVSFGLGGPELGVGRARFEPFFTRAREARLHSVPHAGETTGPATIWSALHDLGAERVGHGTSCVADPALLEHLAAHRIPLEVCPTSNVRTGQVPSLAAHPVRRMLDHGVVVTLNTDDPPMFGATLTGEYIAVAETLGLTAAELVRLAENAVDASFLDEPRKAGLRTEITQMTLPDTGIFA from the coding sequence ATGCCCGGAATCCTGACCGGGCAGGCGCTGCGCGCGTTCGCGCACGCCCTGCCCAAGGTCGAACTGCACGTCCACCTCGTCGGCTCGGCGAGCCTGCCGACCGTCCGCGAGCTGGCCCGGCGGTGGCCGGCCGCCGGCGTCCCCACCGACGAGCGCGAGCTCGCGGAGTTCTTCACCTTCCGCGACTTCGCCCACTTCCTCACCAGCTACCTGGCGGTCACCTCGCTCGTGCGCGACCGCCACGACATCCACACGCTGGTGACCGGCCTGGCCGCGGATCTCGCCGCCCAGAACTGCCGCTACGCCGAAGTCACCGTGACGCCGTACAACCACCTGCTCGACGGCGTTCCCGGCGACGATCTGCTGGCCGGACTCGCCTCCGGCCGGGCCGAAGCCGCCGAACTGGGCGTCGAACTGGCCTGGTGTTTCGACATTCCCGGCGAAAAGGGCACCCAAGCCGGACGCGAGACGCTCGTGTTCGCGCTCCGCGAACGCCCCGGCGGCCTGGTGTCCTTCGGCCTCGGCGGCCCGGAGCTGGGCGTCGGGCGCGCGCGCTTCGAGCCGTTCTTCACCCGCGCCAGGGAAGCCCGGCTGCACAGCGTCCCGCACGCCGGCGAAACCACCGGCCCGGCCACGATCTGGTCCGCGCTGCACGACCTCGGCGCCGAACGCGTCGGGCACGGCACCAGCTGCGTGGCCGACCCCGCGTTGCTGGAACACCTTGCGGCGCACCGGATCCCGCTCGAAGTGTGCCCGACGTCGAACGTGCGCACCGGCCAGGTGCCGAGCCTCGCCGCGCACCCGGTGCGGCGGATGCTGGACCACGGCGTCGTCGTCACGCTCAACACCGACGACCCGCCGATGTTCGGCGCCACGCTCACCGGCGAGTACATCGCCGTCGCCGAAACCCTGGGGCTGACCGCGGCCGAACTGGTGCGGCTGGCGGAGAACGCCGTCGACGCGTCCTTCCTCGACGAGCCACGCAAGGCCGGTCTGCGGACTGAGATCACACAAATGACGTTGCCGGACACCGGGATCTTCGCCTAG
- the dinB gene encoding DNA polymerase IV: protein MGRFRVRPGEPLPDDTGCGMLHVDMDAFFVSVELRTRPELAGKPVVVSGGGPRAVVAAANYPARKFGVRSAMPFSTAKRLCPHLINIPPTGGLYSEVSRGVMGIFRELTPLVEPLSLDEAFLDVSGALRRLGATPASLGAQLRSRVAAEHGITCSVGVAKVKFVAKLASGMAKPDGMVVVPAAETLAFLHPLPVSALWGVGARTEEQLRRLGLDTIADVAAFPPERLKKSLGTAVGEHLYRLAHGVDERAVVVDSPEKSIGAEHTFDVDRHSRAELGLELLRLATRVGATLRERGVRGRTVSIKVRFADFRTITRARTLVSATDVAREIHAVAVALLTEHAPTGAVRLIGVRVEGLDTGEAGEQLVFESPAPRWRDAEVAADVARSKFGSAAVRPASLLGPRESFRDRPAPPARAVHTAGDPPVREPSPTSPPTS from the coding sequence ATGGGCCGGTTCCGGGTCCGGCCGGGAGAACCGCTGCCGGACGACACCGGGTGCGGGATGCTGCACGTCGACATGGACGCGTTCTTCGTGTCCGTCGAGCTGCGGACCCGGCCCGAGCTGGCGGGCAAGCCGGTCGTCGTGTCCGGCGGCGGGCCGCGGGCCGTCGTCGCGGCGGCGAACTACCCGGCGCGGAAGTTCGGCGTTCGCTCGGCGATGCCGTTCTCGACGGCTAAGCGGCTGTGCCCGCACCTGATCAACATCCCACCGACGGGCGGGCTCTACAGCGAGGTCTCCCGCGGCGTGATGGGCATCTTCCGCGAGCTCACACCACTCGTCGAACCACTGAGCCTCGACGAGGCCTTCCTGGACGTCAGCGGGGCGCTGCGGCGCCTGGGCGCGACACCGGCGTCGCTGGGTGCGCAGCTCCGCTCGCGGGTCGCGGCCGAGCACGGGATCACCTGCTCGGTCGGGGTGGCGAAGGTCAAGTTCGTCGCGAAGCTGGCGTCGGGGATGGCGAAGCCGGACGGCATGGTCGTGGTGCCCGCGGCGGAGACGCTGGCGTTCCTGCACCCGCTGCCGGTGTCGGCGCTGTGGGGCGTCGGCGCGCGGACGGAGGAGCAGCTGCGCCGGCTGGGCCTGGACACGATCGCCGACGTCGCGGCGTTCCCGCCGGAGCGGCTGAAGAAGTCGCTGGGGACGGCCGTCGGCGAGCACCTGTACCGCCTCGCGCACGGGGTCGACGAGCGCGCGGTGGTCGTCGACTCCCCGGAGAAGTCGATCGGCGCGGAGCACACGTTCGACGTCGACCGCCATTCCCGTGCCGAGCTGGGCCTGGAGTTGCTGCGCCTGGCTACGCGCGTGGGGGCGACGCTGCGGGAGCGGGGCGTGCGCGGCCGGACGGTCTCGATCAAGGTGCGCTTCGCGGACTTCCGGACGATCACGCGCGCCCGCACGCTGGTCTCGGCGACGGACGTGGCGCGCGAGATCCACGCCGTGGCGGTGGCGTTGCTCACCGAGCACGCGCCGACGGGGGCGGTGCGGCTGATCGGGGTGCGCGTCGAGGGGCTCGACACGGGGGAGGCGGGGGAGCAGCTGGTGTTCGAGTCCCCGGCCCCGCGCTGGCGCGACGCGGAAGTGGCGGCGGACGTGGCGCGCTCGAAGTTCGGGTCGGCGGCCGTGCGGCCGGCTTCGTTGCTGGGGCCGCGGGAAAGCTTCCGCGACCGCCCCGCCCCTCCCGCGCGAGCCGTGCACACGGCGGGTGATCCTCCAGTCCGGGAGCCGTCCCCCACATCGCCGCCGACGTCGTAA
- a CDS encoding DNA-formamidopyrimidine glycosylase family protein, giving the protein MPEGDTVYLVGKRFDEAMAGKTLLRGQFRVPQLATVDLSGREVLGVGTVGKHLFTRFSGDLTLHSHLMMDGMWDVYPAGAKWRRPGHHARVVLTAADVQAIGFRVHDLKLVATPEERDLVAHLGPDLLDPQWTDKHAARAAAALAAEPGRELGLALLDQRIMAGVGNLYKCELAFLLGVTPWTPVSEVDADHTVALARKLLLANASAGRFEQSTTGHLDRNRKNWVYERTRQGCFRCGGEVLVRTQGHDVQQRPTWFCPKDQHGPAPAG; this is encoded by the coding sequence GTGCCCGAAGGTGACACCGTCTACCTGGTCGGAAAGCGCTTCGACGAGGCGATGGCGGGAAAGACGTTGCTGCGCGGTCAGTTCCGCGTGCCGCAACTGGCCACTGTGGACCTTTCCGGTCGCGAGGTGCTCGGCGTCGGGACGGTCGGCAAGCACCTGTTCACCCGCTTCTCCGGCGACCTCACCCTGCATTCGCACCTGATGATGGACGGCATGTGGGACGTCTACCCGGCCGGCGCGAAGTGGCGGCGGCCCGGTCACCACGCCCGCGTGGTGCTGACCGCGGCCGACGTCCAGGCCATCGGCTTCCGCGTGCACGACCTCAAGCTCGTGGCCACGCCGGAGGAGCGCGACCTCGTCGCCCACCTCGGCCCGGACCTGCTGGATCCACAGTGGACGGACAAGCACGCGGCCCGCGCGGCGGCGGCGCTGGCGGCCGAACCCGGACGCGAGCTGGGCCTCGCGCTGCTCGACCAGCGGATCATGGCGGGCGTCGGCAACCTCTACAAGTGCGAGCTCGCCTTCCTGCTCGGCGTGACGCCGTGGACGCCGGTGTCCGAAGTGGACGCCGACCACACGGTCGCGCTCGCCCGCAAGCTGTTGCTGGCCAACGCGTCCGCCGGGCGCTTCGAGCAGAGCACCACCGGCCACCTCGACCGCAACCGCAAGAACTGGGTCTACGAGCGCACCCGCCAGGGCTGCTTCCGCTGCGGCGGCGAGGTCCTGGTCCGCACGCAGGGCCACGACGTCCAGCAGCGGCCGACCTGGTTCTGCCCGAAGGACCAGCACGGCCCGGCTCCCGCGGGCTAG
- a CDS encoding transglutaminase family protein codes for MSTAAPPRPSANPPRRPASQHPLSAWRSSLLAPAAAGIATLCAATSVTSVVSGLAWFGYLFVAVLLIAATGLALRSLQVPTVLVGLGQLLVLLFLITGAFTSHGILQVIPGPEAFGEIGSTLSAAADQIRVGLPPVEGSQPILCLVTILVGLVAVLVDTLTVAAAAPAATGLVLLCVYAVPAALSEEMLPWWTFLLGGAAFAGLLAVDGNHRHRRWRTREAPGRSGKPAVLSAPVAVVAAAIVLGLFGGAITWVGTVGRIPFGNGGDGPGAGAGGFGIQPFTELRGMLDQGANRELFKVRGLGTDRRLLRAMTLDTYYPNKGWGLHDDGRSQQGVPVGPQLPAAPGDDGSGAARRIDVEPTSWRDNWLPVYGAPRVIDGAANGYLYDQVSGTVFTTRSEVPPSYTEYASLKEPTAQELRVTPRVDDLPPRYTQLDRVDDRVRAKTQQLIAGASNDFDRASAIWRYFTAQNGFVYDTKTAPANDADALADFILNGKRGFCEQFASAMAVMLRVAGIPSRVAIGFTPGSQVNDYLSISTQDAHAWVEAYFGDKGWVTFDPTPLSDGRGITPSYLQAGSQDGNQPDDTQVAPSTVQSSAAPTGVPRDTGQNQQAQGPQAADEGTPTWLWVLVLALVALALVATVLVIAGGRRRRPDREPAATGLAATLRNWLPLIAAALWVAVLGVLTWLVAWWFSLIVVLLLAGLLGPSAARDVGRRRRLQEIVAQRPGAADAAWSELRAECADRGLPIPPSDTVRVASQKLAAKHHLDDEGRDGLRTVIGVVEKSWYGENGAPDPTLPSAFDHVRRSLHRNAPLSWKGRLFPKSLFRNRD; via the coding sequence ATGAGCACCGCCGCCCCGCCGCGCCCGTCCGCGAACCCGCCGCGGCGTCCCGCTTCGCAGCACCCTCTTTCGGCCTGGCGGAGCAGCCTCCTCGCCCCCGCCGCCGCCGGGATCGCGACGCTGTGCGCGGCGACGTCGGTGACCAGCGTCGTGTCGGGCCTGGCCTGGTTCGGCTACCTGTTCGTCGCGGTGCTGCTGATCGCGGCGACCGGCCTCGCGCTGCGCTCGCTGCAGGTGCCGACCGTGCTGGTCGGGCTCGGCCAGCTGCTGGTGCTGCTCTTCCTGATCACCGGCGCGTTCACCTCGCACGGGATCCTGCAGGTCATCCCCGGCCCGGAAGCGTTCGGCGAGATCGGGAGCACGCTGTCGGCCGCCGCCGACCAGATCCGCGTCGGGCTGCCGCCGGTGGAGGGCAGCCAGCCGATCCTCTGCCTGGTGACGATCCTGGTCGGCCTGGTCGCCGTCCTGGTCGACACGCTGACGGTGGCCGCCGCGGCCCCCGCCGCGACCGGGCTCGTGCTGCTCTGCGTCTACGCCGTGCCGGCCGCGCTCTCCGAGGAAATGCTGCCGTGGTGGACGTTCCTGCTCGGCGGCGCCGCGTTCGCGGGCCTGCTGGCGGTCGACGGCAACCACCGGCACCGCCGCTGGCGGACCCGGGAGGCGCCCGGGCGCAGCGGCAAGCCTGCTGTGCTGTCCGCGCCGGTCGCGGTGGTGGCCGCGGCGATCGTGCTCGGCCTGTTCGGCGGCGCGATCACCTGGGTCGGCACGGTCGGGCGGATCCCGTTCGGCAACGGCGGCGACGGCCCCGGCGCCGGCGCCGGCGGGTTCGGCATCCAGCCGTTCACCGAGCTGCGCGGCATGCTCGACCAGGGCGCCAACCGCGAGCTGTTCAAGGTCCGCGGCCTCGGCACCGACCGGCGGCTGCTGCGCGCGATGACGCTGGACACGTACTACCCCAACAAGGGCTGGGGCCTGCACGACGACGGCCGTTCGCAGCAGGGCGTCCCGGTCGGGCCGCAGCTGCCGGCCGCGCCGGGCGACGACGGCAGCGGTGCCGCGCGCCGGATCGACGTCGAGCCGACGAGCTGGCGCGACAACTGGCTGCCGGTGTACGGCGCGCCGCGGGTGATCGACGGCGCCGCCAACGGCTACCTCTACGACCAGGTCAGCGGCACGGTGTTCACCACGCGCAGCGAGGTTCCGCCGTCCTACACCGAATACGCGTCGCTGAAGGAACCCACGGCCCAGGAGCTGCGCGTGACCCCGCGCGTCGACGACCTGCCGCCGCGCTACACGCAGCTCGACCGCGTCGACGACCGCGTCCGCGCGAAGACGCAGCAGCTGATCGCCGGCGCGTCCAACGACTTCGACCGGGCGTCGGCGATCTGGCGGTACTTCACGGCGCAGAACGGGTTCGTCTACGACACGAAGACCGCGCCGGCGAACGACGCCGACGCGCTCGCCGACTTCATCCTCAACGGCAAGCGGGGCTTCTGCGAGCAGTTCGCGTCGGCGATGGCCGTGATGCTGCGGGTGGCGGGCATCCCGTCGCGGGTGGCCATCGGCTTCACACCCGGCTCGCAGGTCAACGACTACTTGTCGATCAGCACCCAGGACGCGCACGCGTGGGTCGAGGCGTACTTCGGCGACAAGGGCTGGGTGACCTTCGACCCGACGCCGCTGTCGGACGGCCGTGGCATCACCCCGTCGTACCTGCAGGCCGGCTCGCAGGACGGTAACCAGCCCGACGACACGCAGGTGGCGCCGAGCACGGTCCAGTCGAGCGCGGCGCCGACCGGCGTGCCCCGCGACACCGGGCAGAACCAGCAGGCGCAGGGCCCGCAGGCGGCCGACGAGGGCACGCCGACCTGGCTGTGGGTGCTCGTCCTGGCGCTGGTCGCGCTCGCGCTGGTCGCGACGGTCCTGGTGATCGCGGGCGGGCGTCGCCGACGGCCGGACCGCGAACCCGCGGCGACCGGGCTCGCGGCGACGCTCAGAAACTGGCTGCCGCTCATCGCCGCCGCGTTGTGGGTGGCGGTGCTCGGCGTGCTGACGTGGCTGGTGGCCTGGTGGTTCAGCCTGATCGTGGTGCTCCTGCTGGCCGGGCTGCTGGGCCCGTCGGCCGCGCGCGACGTCGGACGGCGGCGCCGGCTGCAGGAGATCGTCGCGCAGCGGCCGGGTGCGGCGGACGCGGCGTGGTCCGAGCTGCGGGCCGAGTGCGCCGACCGCGGGTTGCCGATCCCGCCGAGCGACACCGTCCGCGTGGCAAGCCAGAAGCTGGCGGCGAAGCACCACCTGGACGACGAAGGCCGCGACGGCCTGCGCACGGTGATCGGCGTGGTGGAGAAGTCCTGGTACGGCGAGAACGGCGCCCCGGACCCAACCTTGCCGTCGGCGTTCGACCACGTGCGGCGGAGCCTGCACCGGAACGCCCCGCTGTCCTGGAAGGGCCGCCTGTTCCCGAAGTCCCTCTTCCGCAACCGCGACTGA
- a CDS encoding DUF58 domain-containing protein, with product MLRALSGLTTRGRCLLAAGLAAAVCSFVLNERDLLRVAVFVVALPLLVAAFISATRLRIGATRALHPQRVAVGGAGEVQLELWRSGRLPAGEILLEDGVPYALGSRPRFVVERLPHDRKVALRYPLQPVLRGIQQVGPLRATITDPFGLCEFERELIGHSRLVVVPRVVPLWGLPSGAGIGVGDDGTVRLHAGQGEADVIVRQYRQGDDLRKVHWRSTARRDEIMVRVEERPWRGGTTVLLDHRAAAHHGSGPAASLEWAVSFAASAALHLRRSGHRVRLVSEHGVTLADTPGDGGDHYDHVVLDALAALQPAHQRDITLAGDPADGQELIAVLGTVSTEAVHELAQFRPRGIRSLAVLLDTPTWSAGVSAPEQRAAATEDSAALLRAAGWGVVIAGPGSPMPQVWAELCQAGARRGTLIGGTR from the coding sequence GTGCTGCGTGCCCTGTCCGGCCTGACCACCCGCGGCCGCTGCCTGCTGGCCGCCGGGCTGGCGGCCGCGGTGTGCTCGTTCGTGCTCAACGAACGCGACCTGCTGCGGGTCGCCGTCTTCGTGGTGGCGCTGCCACTGCTGGTCGCCGCGTTCATCTCGGCGACCCGGCTGCGCATCGGCGCCACCCGCGCGCTGCACCCCCAGCGGGTCGCGGTCGGCGGCGCCGGCGAGGTGCAGCTGGAGCTGTGGCGCAGCGGGCGGCTGCCGGCCGGCGAGATCCTCCTCGAGGACGGCGTGCCGTACGCGCTGGGCTCGCGGCCGCGGTTCGTCGTCGAACGCCTCCCGCACGACCGGAAGGTCGCGCTGCGCTACCCGCTGCAGCCGGTGCTGCGCGGGATCCAGCAGGTCGGGCCGCTGCGCGCGACCATCACCGACCCGTTCGGGCTCTGCGAGTTCGAGCGCGAGCTGATCGGGCACTCGCGGCTGGTCGTCGTGCCCCGGGTGGTCCCGCTGTGGGGCCTGCCGAGCGGCGCGGGCATCGGCGTCGGCGACGACGGCACGGTCCGGCTGCACGCCGGGCAGGGCGAGGCCGACGTCATCGTCCGGCAGTACCGCCAGGGCGATGACCTGCGGAAGGTGCACTGGCGCTCGACCGCCCGCCGCGACGAGATCATGGTGCGCGTCGAGGAACGGCCGTGGCGCGGCGGCACGACGGTGCTGCTCGACCACCGCGCGGCCGCCCACCACGGCAGCGGCCCGGCCGCCAGCCTGGAGTGGGCGGTGTCCTTCGCCGCTTCGGCCGCCCTGCACCTGCGCCGGTCCGGGCACCGCGTCCGGCTGGTCAGCGAGCACGGCGTCACGCTCGCCGACACCCCCGGCGACGGCGGCGACCACTACGACCACGTCGTGCTCGACGCGCTGGCCGCGCTGCAGCCCGCCCACCAGCGCGACATCACGCTGGCCGGCGACCCGGCCGACGGCCAGGAGCTGATCGCCGTGCTCGGCACGGTCAGCACCGAGGCCGTGCACGAGCTGGCCCAGTTCCGCCCGCGCGGCATCCGCAGCCTGGCCGTCCTGCTGGACACGCCCACGTGGTCGGCGGGCGTCAGCGCGCCGGAACAGCGCGCGGCCGCGACCGAGGACTCGGCGGCGCTGCTGCGCGCGGCCGGCTGGGGCGTGGTGATCGCGGGACCGGGTTCCCCGATGCCGCAGGTGTGGGCCGAGCTGTGCCAGGCGGGCGCCCGCCGCGGCACGCTGATCGGCGGTACCCGATGA